The following DNA comes from Mastomys coucha isolate ucsf_1 unplaced genomic scaffold, UCSF_Mcou_1 pScaffold11, whole genome shotgun sequence.
GGGTAGGGATGGGGTGGGAGCACAAGGATGACTCCAGGAAGGAGGCCCCCCAAAAGCCTCCCTCCTTGAGGAAACTCCTCACTTACTTGGCCCagtgccacccccaccccctgtggCACCTGCCACCCCAGCAGCCACCTTCTCGAAATCCTCAGGGCTGCAGAATTCCTTGATGGTCACGGTCAGGAGGTTACTGGTGACATCCGTGACGACTACATTGGAGCATGGCGACATCTCGGGGCGCCAATCTCCAGCCTCAGGCTCGGAGGATCCGACACCTGTGGGCTCCAGAGCTGTGTGTAGCGCCTGGCCCGCAGCAGTAGTGACATCAGGAGGCACCCGCTGGCCGGTGGCAGCCGCCTCAGGAGGGATGGACAGATCGAGCACCTCTGACTCTCGCCAGTTGGGCGCAGATCGGCTCATGGTCTCGGGGAGTAGCTTGGGTGGTGCATCGTCTGGGTCAGAGGACTGCAGTGTGGGTGAGGGGCAGCCGGAAGAGCTGGAGCTGTGTGCGTCAAAGGGGGCAGCAGCTGGGGTGGCCAGGAGCAGCCCAGGCCCCGAGGAGGCCACGTCGGCTTTGCCCGCAGTAGAGGGCGCTAGAGGGGCGGGAGGGGGCTTGTAGAGCGCAAAAGTGCCAAACTTCATGTGGCGGATCTGGGTGCGGAGCATACTCTCACTGAACTTCTTGCTCTTCCCAATGACCCGGTTTCGCGAGGGGACTTTCGGGCGGGCCAGAGCCCCGGTGCCCTGCGCAGTGCTGCCACCTCCCGGGCCCTTGTCAATCACCTTCAGGTTCAGGATGATGCGGTTCCTCTTGGGTTCCCGGGGCTTCACCTTGCGGTTGATGATGCGCACGGTCTCAGAAAAGGGCGAGATGGGTGGGCGCAGGCCAGGGCTACCCCCTTGTGGGTCTGGTCGTGGCAGGGGGCGGCGGGACATACGGTGGCAGCGGCGGATGTCTTTCTTGAGCCGGTGCACCGCAGCGCTGGAGTGCAGCTTAGGCGAAGAGGCGCTGGCGCTTGGCTTGACAGAGAAATGCACATCACTGATGCGGAGGGCCTCCGCCTGGGCCCGGGCCTGCGGGCAAAGGGGCGTGGGTGGGACCTCAAGCCTTCCCGCAGTCCATGGACACCCCTGTGCCAGATAGCCCTGAGCTTCAGTACACGTTCAGAAAGAGTACCCATAACAGTCAGTGACTTATGACCCTtcagacagaaaaggaaaggccTGGGGAGCACAGCTcaggcttgcctagaatgcacGGGGTCCCACGTTCTGTCCCAGCACCAAATATACCTGACATGGTGGGGCACACTTGTATATGGAGGCCGGTGGACCGTAAGTTCACGGTTATCTTCAGCTACTCAGTatgtttgaggatagcctgggttacataatattcttctttaaaacaaaaccaaaccaaacaggaaaCCAATCCAGAGAGATGATGGTGTGTAACTTGTCTACAAGAGCGAGGTAATTCTTAAGGTCTTCTTACTACCCCTaagtgagtgtgagagtgtgtgtgcccCACCCCCCATTCTTGCTGACTCAGCAATAATGACAGCGACCTCGAGGAGCCCTCTTCTCTGTTACTCTTCCAAGGGCTAATTCTCGGTGCCAGAGTAGATCCCCCCTGCTCCTACCTCCCAGCCCCATCCACCCTGACCAGATGGCCATGATTTCGAGAGAGACCCTTGCTCCTGCCCCTCTTTGCTCTGACCCTAGGCAAGAGTGCATTCACACCAATCACACAGGGATCCAACAGCAGCTCAGCTGCTAGCTACTTCATGAGAACCCTACCCCAGAAAGGCCCTTCCAGCTCAGGTTCCACCCCAGCTCACCCCTTGCCAGGTGACTTAGAACAGAGAGTAGACATTGACTTCTCCATGGTCAGCTGCTCAGATCTACTGTGAACGGCACCCTTCCATGAGGTGCTGCTTTCTAGAGACACGGGCTTCCTAGCAGGAGGTGGCGACTTTATGTAGTgctgagagaaaaacagagaccaGACCTGCCCGGATATGAAGAGAATCCCAGCAGTCCCTGAGGCCAGGGTGGGACACGGGAAACAGAGAACCATGCAGGCCACACCCCAGTGCTCAGAAGATGCAAAGGTTAAGAGTGGACAGCTGTGGTGGAGGACCAAACAGGGAAAGACAAGCATCCTGGCTCTTAACAGCAACTCTGGCTCCAGCGGGGCAAAGCACGCTTCAGTCTGGTTGGGAGACTTTAGGGGCACGGAGGAGGAGCTCATTTCCCATGGTTAATCTGTTGAGAATCTGGGTTCTGGGGTGAGGGGAGGCGTTCTCCACCTGCAGAAACCTACACCCACCCTCCAAACCTAGATCACAACCGGTCAGGAATCTCCTGGCTTATAGTTTACTGATATCTTACCAGGTAGCCCAAAACCCTCAAGGGACAAACACATTGAAGACTACCTTGGCTCAGTATCCAGGCTGGAGCATCCCTGTCAACATTCACTGACACTAGGTGGCAGCACTGAGCCAGGCACAGCTAGCTCCCAGGGCTCCTCTGTCCAGTCAGTTGAGCTCTACAAGGGGCCCCTTATACTCCCTCCCAGGTACATTGACCTGCCATCCTCTCAGGCTGCATCCCCGCCTCCACTCCCTGGTAATCCATcagatgtcctggagctggagttacaggtgtttgggAGTCTGGTGCTCTGACCAGTAgcattcttagctgctgagccatctctccagcccccactgaCTAGCTAGCTCCTAcagaggttgggggggggggtgacagGTGGTCCTTGGAGTGTCAGGATGTGTGCAAACGGTGGATCAAGATGACAGTCTAAACCTCACTCCCCTGTCTGTGCTGTCCAGTGAGTCTGGCCATGGTGCTCTCCTGTGAGCAACGTGAGAGCACCTGCTGACCATACATCTGGAGGCAGCCAGTACTTGGTAGGTACCAGGCTTCCCAAGAAACcactattgcttttttttttttttttttttttttttttttttttttttttggtttttttgagacagggtttctctgtgtagccctggctgtcctggaactcactctgtagaccaagctggcttcgaactcagaaatccgcctgcctctgcctcccaagtgctgggattaaaggcgtgtgccaccaccgtccggcgaGAAACCACTATTCCTACAACA
Coding sequences within:
- the Cbx6 gene encoding chromobox protein homolog 6 isoform X1, whose product is MELSAVGERVFAAESIIKRRIRKGRIEYLVKWKGWAIKYSTWEPEENILDSRLIAAFEQKERERELYGPKKRGPKPKTFLLKARAQAEALRISDVHFSVKPSASASSPKLHSSAAVHRLKKDIRRCHRMSRRPLPRPDPQGGSPGLRPPISPFSETVRIINRKVKPREPKRNRIILNLKVIDKGPGGGSTAQGTGALARPKVPSRNRVIGKSKKFSESMLRTQIRHMKFGTFALYKPPPAPLAPSTAGKADVASSGPGLLLATPAAAPFDAHSSSSSGCPSPTLQSSDPDDAPPKLLPETMSRSAPNWRESEVLDLSIPPEAAATGQRVPPDVTTAAGQALHTALEPTGVGSSEPEAGDWRPEMSPCSNVVVTDVTSNLLTVTIKEFCSPEDFEKVAAGVAGATGGGGGTGPSK
- the Cbx6 gene encoding chromobox protein homolog 6 isoform X2: MELSAVGERVFAAESIIKRRIRKGRIEYLVKWKGWAIKYSTWEPEENILDSRLIAAFEQKERERELYGPKKRGPKPKTFLLKPSASASSPKLHSSAAVHRLKKDIRRCHRMSRRPLPRPDPQGGSPGLRPPISPFSETVRIINRKVKPREPKRNRIILNLKVIDKGPGGGSTAQGTGALARPKVPSRNRVIGKSKKFSESMLRTQIRHMKFGTFALYKPPPAPLAPSTAGKADVASSGPGLLLATPAAAPFDAHSSSSSGCPSPTLQSSDPDDAPPKLLPETMSRSAPNWRESEVLDLSIPPEAAATGQRVPPDVTTAAGQALHTALEPTGVGSSEPEAGDWRPEMSPCSNVVVTDVTSNLLTVTIKEFCSPEDFEKVAAGVAGATGGGGGTGPSK